The sequence tatttcccaCAAAATTGACACGTGAGACTGGCTCACAGTAGTTTTTGTGTTATAGTCAATACCAAACATAACATAATTATCTATAAACACAAACCTCTGATTCGTCTATAACGTCAATCCGCCTTACTTCTTCAGCTATATTTACTCATTGAGATTGCACAAAAACAGATATGAACTATCcatgtattattattaatgtCAAAAGTGTTCATGATCATGAACACTTTTGAAGTAAATCTAGAACACCATTTACTCAACTTGTGCGTATCTTTGATTCAACAAGGAAGTTGGAAAAATTTTCTTATTCCCACAACGTACAACCCAGCATCGAAAATGTACAACCATTGGTGCGCACGCGGTAGAAACCCTAATCAAACACCAGTCCGCATCATTCACGAGCCATGAATTCTCACTCACAGAACAGACATAAATAATACAATGATgccatatataaataaaaggaAAGAATTCGATTGTCTTTGATTTTGTCCGTTATGGCTTACGCACCCTCACTTTCAACTGGCCCagaaaattgagaaacaaaatCTAAATTAAGGTGTTTTGTCTCGCGTATTTGTGATTTTaagagctttttttttttgaattttttcatgGGACCCTAGAGTTAAATTGGATTGGCGTTCTTTTCTTGGCGTCCGAGGCTTTGATGAGGTTACGAGGTACAGAATAAGCAATAATTTGTCAGGATTTGATGCCGCCGGAGCCTTTTCCATGGGATCGGAGAGGTTTTCGGAAGCACGAGAAATCTGGGACGGACCCTCGTTTTGGCGGTGGGTACGGAGCTGGTTGGCCTCCCAGATGGCGAGACCAACACCACCCTGACGGGTCGCCGCCTTATCGCCGCCAACACTATCAGCAACAGCAGCCGCGTTGGCACCCTGATATCCGTTCTGACCCTCTTCCTCCTGGTCAGTATTCAATCGAATTTCGAATTTTGGGCTTTTTTTTACGTATTATTTTCTTAAGCGTGATAGAGTCTGAATGCTGCGGTTTTTTATTGGACCATTCGGTTACCCTTCAGTTTTGTCAAATTTAGGCTATACagaatttatttttggttatTTGAAATTGGTTCTGCCGTTCTGGGAAATTTTTTTAGTAATCAATGGAAAGTTAAGCTCTTTAGCCTTTAAATTATGAGGAAAAGTTTTTTCATATTACAGTCTTAAGTAATTTGTGAAAGAAGACACAGGGACCCTGGTACGTGGCCATAATTTTCATTTATGAACATGTGTTTGGTTTTTTTGTGGATAAGGTGGGAGTAGATCTGATATGtgaaaaaaaagaataattgAAAAGTTTAACTAGCGTCTATGGTGTTAAATCTGtccttctattttttttattgcctTGACAAGTGCTAAAATCTTGCTCAGGCGTGATTGTTTTAGGGTAtgctttactttttttttttttggtgctcTACGAGTTTACAGCCTTCCAGTTTTggcttttaaatattaaatttcctTGTTATATCTCCTGGAGGTCATGGAAAACAAGCTGGTTGGCACATGCATCATGATGAGGTTGGTCAGGGATTTCTTCCCTATGGGTCTCGATTCAATGACAGGAACTTAGATGAAGAGAATTTTCGGCCTTACGGTCTGGGCAGTGATGGAGTTAGGCATCTCCGAAATTTCAGAGATAATAGGGGGTCCTTTAGCCAAAAATACTGGAGAGCGACCTCTTGGGAACCTGCTGCATCCTCGGACGGTCCTGGAAGAAGTGCCGAGAATAATGAACAGAGGTCTATAGAGAATGCTCAAGCTCACAATAATTATGGTGCAAACAACATAAACGAGAGCAACTTCTCTCATCCCATTCCTGATGAAGTCACTTCAGAAAAACCTGATTCTATCGCAAAAGAACAGCCAGATAAGGATGGTGGCAACGTGGACGTGTTGGTGAGTACAGGGAAATATGACAAAGAAACACGCTTGGGGTCAATAAATTGGAAGCCTCTGAAATGGTCAAGGTCAGGGAGCTTATCATCAAGGGGCTCTAGTCTTAGCCGCTCAAGTAGCTCAAAGAGTATGGGAGTGGACCCTATTGAGACGGCTGCTGACTTTCTGCAAAAGAAAGTGACACCAGTGCAGTCTACTACTGCTGGTGCTGGTGCTGGTGCTGGTGCTGCTGATTTGAGGATATTTGTTGTAGCATCTTCCGAGGAACCTATTTCCAGGAAGAAGCCACGTCTTGGCTGGGGAGAGGGACTGGCAAAGTATGAAAAGAAGAAAGTTGATGGCCCTGAAGATGATGCAATAAAAAATTCCATGGTCATCAGATTCAGTAATATAGAAGAAACTGTGAAAGCTCACACCATGAACATGCTTGAAAAGAGTCAAAGAGTTGCAGATTTGGAAGATTGTACCTCACCAGCAACTCCGTCTTCGGTTGCTCGTAGTTCTTCCCCAGGTAATATTGGTTCATTGCTACATAATTTACCTTCCTTTTATTACTCCATTATCCTTTTATTGAGTCACAACCCGCAAAAGTTTAGGTGGATTTGTAATGACATGGGAGCATGTACATCTGCGAGGAAGTAGAGAGCCTAGACGTGATTTGTTTTTAGTGGGATATATTTGAGTATCTTTATGACTATgcttttaagtgtattttagaTAAGAAATGAGACTGGTTTGGGTCGTGTCGAAAACAACACAAGATTTGTTTAATACGGATCTTGGACAAATGCTCGGCAAAAGAGGTAAAAATTTTTGGATAGAGGTGATCCATAGAATTTGTTGGGCAATCTGGTTAGAtagaaataaaagaatttttGAAGAATTAGAAGACAGTACAGAAGAATGATGGGAAAAAATCAAGATCAAAATAGCAAACTGGATTGGATCTAATAAAGAGTTTCAGGGCTTATCGATACTTGATCTTCTACGAGATTGGACTTATGTGTATTGTTAATTGAATGCTTTTCTCTTTCTTGGTAGTGGACCACTAGTCCACTTCATGTAATGGAAACAATCgatattaatgatattattatgtttcttatcaaaaaaaagATATCACTGTACTTGCTTTATGATTCTAGTTTGTTTTTCATGCTAGAGGTAGGCCAGGGGTTTATTTTCAATCAACCACTTTTTTTTTGTCTGAGCATGCAATCACTGTTGTAACGAGTTTACGAATTCGGATCTTGAATGCGAAGTATGTAAAAAATTTTCTGTTGACTTTGTATTTGAAGAAGAAGCTATTCATCGCTCCGTTGACTTTGTATTTGAAGAAGAAGCCATTCATCACTAGATAACTTCtgattgtgtttttttttttcgccTATTTTAATGATAAAGTAAGCTTCTTTGTATTGCTGATGAACTCCTGGttgtgatttttaatattatttattttcgcAGAATTGAGATTGCGTGATTGATGACTGGTTATAATTAAGGACTTAATTTCTTTGCTCATTTGGTCAGTAGGTTTCTCTTCTTcgtctttttcttcttcttcttcctttatACTTATTTCGTTTTTGTTCAAGTGTTACAGGTATTGAAGATAAAGAAACCATCGATGGTGCAAAAACTGAACTTGGAGCATCTAATTTCAGCTGTTCACCCGGTACTGTGTCCCGGACTCCCTTTGATGGACCAACATTTAACTTAGAAAACCTGGAACTTGCATCAATATCTTGCTTGAGCTCTTTGGTTAGTGAATTGTTACAATCTGGGGATCAAAGTTCTGGGAATACTTATTATGTGGGAGCCAACAAGTTGTTCTTGTGGAAGAGTGACATATCAAAAGCACTTGAAATTACAGAATCTGAGATAGATTCGCTGGAAACTGAACTGAAGTCATTGACATCAGAACGTAGAAGTTACTGCCCTCTTCCAGATGTGCCCAGCTTGCAACCAGAAGAGATCCACTTGAAACATTTTGAGGAGAAAGTTACCAATTCCAATTTTGCTTTCAGGCTTGCTCCTTTGCACCTTGTCTCATCTGAATGTACGATTGTTGAAAATGCACCTGTTGCAACCGAAGCTGAGCACGTGAGGTTGAAAGTAGAGAACACCGATAACACAGGATGTGCTTCCTCAAAATGTGTCGAGGTGTCAACTTCTGCAGATGCCTACAATTCTAGTGACTTGGTTGAAAACTATCTAGATAATTGTTTGTGTGATGGGAAGAATGTTGGCCGTGCTGATTATGACGAGCTGATTGTAACCAAAAGTTGTCCAGATCTTTCTGGGACCTGTGATATGCATTGTGATATACGGGATATTTATGACTCAATATTGGCTTCCAATAAAGATTCTGCAGATGTGGCTTCTGAGGCTTTAAGTAAGTTAGTACCTTCCGAAAATAATATCTTCAATTTTGGAATGGGTTCTAGTGCTTCTTGCTTGCAAGGAGATCTCACAGTTATCAAAAAGAACTTTCTAAAGAGGAAGCGATTTCTAAGGTTCAAGGAGAAGGCTCTCGCTCTTAAGTACAAgttatttcatcatttatggTTGCAAGGTCGACTAGTTTCTGTGAGGAAACTTCGAGCGTGGTCTCAGAAGAAGCCAGATCTAATTGGGCATAAAAAGTATCGTTTCAGTTGTGATCGGATTTCTGCAGCTGGTAAAAAACATCCATCACTATGTACTTGCATAAATTTTATGTTCTCATCAATTGCTTTATATTTTTACATAGATGCAATTCACCACTCCTCATCAGTTATCAAGGGGTGGTGCGTTTGGGTATAGTATAATACACTAATACCGTAGATTTCAAATGTGGTGAAAATTTCACCATATTCATCCAGCATTTACATGTTACAGAATGACGATGAAATAAATGTTTGAAAATGAATGACTTACTTTGCATTCTCCACATGTGCCTTAAATACATCCAAGACCCCCTTTAGAGGTGTCTTGAGTTTTTAAGTGCACGAAGACGTGTTCTCTGTCACCTGGGTTGCCTCTAGACACAAGGTGTATCCACTATCCTTATTGGTTCTTGAGCTCAGGCGCTTACACATTACTAGAATTGGCTATTGTTTTGGAATTAATGACATGTGGTGCTCTTAATTCTATTTTGTTTTAACTTGAACATTATGTTGACTATGATTAATTTCTGTGTAAGAATTGTGAGTCTTTTTTGGTTGGAAGTTTTTTGGCATGCCCTTGGTTCGTAAGATGAACGACTGTGAGTGGAATTTGATTTCATGCATTCAGTTGGCTTTTCTTCATAGAAAACTTAATGCTGATACTGGGATTAGAGATTACATGGGAGTTTGGAGGTCAATTTCATTTGTCTTCAAATCTGAAGAGCGAGTTTTGGCAATACTTCAAAGCATACTGAATACTGACAGTACGAATAAAGATCATATCATAAATCAATTTCATTTGGACATGAGTCTGAAAAATGAGTTTAGGCTACAGATTTGATTCTAGATTGGCTGTTCATCTAACAAAAGACCCATTCGTAGGTATTTAAATTTGACTCACTTTTCAGTGTATTTTATTCGGCACCAAGGGGGTTACTCTCATATGCTGATGGATGGATGTAGATCTAGAGTGTTTTTGGGTATATAATCTTTTGGGTCGAAAGTGTTGTAGCTGAAAATCAAGTAATTggatgaaatttttttcttagccaaaaaattaaatttgaaaaaatctcCTTTTTCACTAATATGTCCATACATAAAGCTGTTTCTGTTTTTCTGAAGATACATATTTGTAACTTTGGTTAATACACGTTCTTTTAGTCTAATTGCTTCTGTATTGAAACTGGTCTTTAGATTAAAAATCTTAGATGCCTATGTGTGGTAACTGATATAAACTCGAGAATTTTAGTGTCGCACATCTTCCTTCTCCTGTCTGCATGCGCTGCATGAAGCGGGGACTTCATCTTCTTCTCACTTTATTGCTTTGTTGTAAATATTCAAATATGAGAAAGGTTAGTTCCTGACTAATTGATTTGTTGGTTGGATATGTTATAGTCTTCTTTGGTGTTTGAAGTGTCTGCATTAATGATTGATGAGATGTGTATCAGTGTTTACTTTGAAAATGAGCTGGTTTCTGGTTTGGAGTGGTTCCTTTCTGTAGTTGTTTTGCAAATattacttgattttctttttgtatttccTTGTGTATTTTCGTTAATTGCAGGAACATATTTAGATTCCAAATTGGTTTGCATCAGAAAATCCCTCCTGACTTTTCATTAATTCTCCATGACTATATTTACAGCTGGGAACTCTGAAACAGTCTTGGCAGAAGATATGATTGATTTTGTTAGCAGGCTGCTTTCAGAGTCCTTGTTTAAACCATGTAGAAATACTTTGAAGATGCCTGCTATAATTTTGGACAAGAAGGAGATGCAGATGTCAAGGTTTATTTCAAATAATGGTCTGGTGGAAGATCCTCGTGCTCTTGAAACAGAAAGGTCTATGATCAATACCTGGACGTCTGAAGAGAGGGATATCTTCATAGATAAGCTTGCTACCTTTGGGAAAGATTTCAGGAAGATTGCATCCTTTCTAGATCATAAAACAACAGCAGAGTGTGTTGAGTTTTACTACAAGAATCACAAGTCGGACTGCTTTGAGAAAGCTATAAAGAAGTCTGACATTTTTAAATGTAGTAAGTCCCAATCGACTATATACCTGGTTGCATCACGTAAAAGATGGGGCCATGAGGTTGCTGCAGCTTCCCTTGATGTTCTGGGTGCAGCATCAGCTATTGTGGCTAATGCCCATACGGGTGCAGAGATTCACCAGAAATGCACACCTAGGTTTTCTTTTGGTGCATCCAACGCTCACAAAGCACCAAGGTCATATGATAGTCCTTTTCAGAGGTTAAACAGTCCAGATCTATGCGACAATGAGAGAGAGGCTGTAGCTGCTGATGTGTTGGCTGGTATTTGTGGTTCCATATCGTCCGAGGCTGTGAGTTCTTGCATCACGAGTTCAGTTGATCCTGTGGATGGATATCAGGATTGGAGGTGTCAGAGAGTTGGGTTTTCTATGAAGCGTCTGTCAACCCCTGAAGTTACATTGAGTGTTGATGATGAGTGCTCAGATGAGAGCTGCGGGGAGCTGGATTTTACTGATTGGAGTGATATGGAGAAATCAATCTTCATTCGGTCCCTGTCATCTTATGGCAGAGATTTCGATATTATCTCACAATGTGTCAGAACAAGATCCAGGGACCAATGTAAGGTTTTCTTTAGCAAAGCTAGGAAGTGCCTTGGGTTGGATCTGATTCAACCTAGACAAGGTAATGCAGTCTCTGGGGATGCTAATGGAGGTGGTAGTGACATGGAAGATGCTAGTGCTGTGGAGACTGGGCCCGTTCTTTGCAATGAGGGATCAGATTGCAAGATGGAAGATAATCTTCTGCCATCTGACATGAAGTCAAGGCATGAGTATGATATAATAGAAAGCAAACGGCAGTTGAAGCTTGATTCAAAGAGATGCGAGGAAAATAATTGGCTAGCGTCTCGTGATCCCGTGGATACTGATTCTGTTTCAAAGAATTCGTTGATGGGTAATTGTCTACTCAATAATCATGTTATGGACTTCAATGTGGATATCGTTAGACAGAATGGTGCAAATGGCGTGTGCGTATCTGTGCAGGAACTCAGTACCATGGATGTGTTCTCTGATGAGGAAACTGTACGAAAGATCGAAGAGGTGGCTGACCTTGGCCTGCGAAAGGAATCAAGTGAAGGTGAGAAGGCTGCACCTGAAAACTGTACTGAAAAAACTGGTGTTGATCCACGGGACCAGAATAGCCATACAGCATCCTTGAGGTCCTCTACACTGTTTTCTGTACCAATTAGATATCAGAAACTTTCAAATCATAATGCTTTATCAGCTGTTGGTGTTGATTGGGTTGATGGCGAGCATTCTCAGAAAATTTTTAGTACAGGTGATTGTCAGCAGCAATTATCTGGTcacaaatgttcaaatccttGTCAGTTCCTAAGAGGGTCCCCGGTTCCGGGGCCCATAGTGAATGAGGAGATAAACGGGTCTGTTATTTGCAAAAAACCAATTCCGCATCAAAATTCCTCTCATGGAAATTTGCAGTCTGCCCATCGTGCAAAGTTCTCTCTTCAGAAGTGTAGGAGCAGCTCAAGAAATCATTCCCATGATGTCGAGGCTTTGCGTCCATTGCAACGACACAGGGTTGGTCAATCTAGAACCCAATCTAGTTACTCATCTAACGAGGAAAAACCTTTTAGGAATGGTGATGTAAAATTGTTTGGCAAAATATCAACATCCTCTGAGCAGAAATCAAATTGTGGCAGACAACGAACTGATGACAATTGTGGTCAGCATCATAAATTCAATGGCCCGACTCTGAACCTGAAATTCAGTGGTCAACAGGTCAGGTTAGATTCAGCAGTATCAAAATTTGATTGTGACCATCACCTTGGCTCTGAAAATATTCCTGTTATGAATTTTGGTTATTGGGATAGGAACAGGATGCAGACTGGCCTTCCTCCTGTGACCGACTCTTCCCTCTTGTTGACCAAGTATCCCTCAGCATTTAGTAATTATGCTATGCCTGCAGCAAAAGTCGAGCAGCCACCACTTCAGAGACTCGTGAAGAGCAGTGACCTCTCTTTCAACTGTGTTTCAGTTTTTCCTAGTAGAGATCTATGCAACAGCAATGGATTGACAGACCATCTAAAGAGTCGAGAGGCGCGGCCTTTTTCCATAGATGTGATGAACCcacaagatatatttatggCTGGCATGCAAAGAAGGAATATATTGAATGTCGTTTCGGGAGTCCAACAGCAATCAAGAGGGCTTGTTGGAATTAATGTTGGAAGAGGAGTGCTTGTTGGAGGCCAGTGTTCTGGTGTCTCAGATCCCGTTGCTGCCATCAAAATGCACTATGCTAAAACTGAGCAATTTAGTTTGCAGTCGGGGAACCCAATGAAAGAGCACATGGAGACGAAAAGGGACATAGGCAGGTAGTGGTAAACCTTTTGCGGTAAAAATCTCTTATTTTTCCGCCATGTAAAATAGATTTTTAGGACCGATTCAAAATCCATCTGTTTTTTGTTAGAATTCTGGATGTTGTAATGTCTCAGGAACTTTGTATTTGCTGTATTTAATTGATGGAAATACAGAAATAATGTGTCATAAGCTTGGGTAGGAAGTAGGATATCTCTGGCATGATGTAATTTGTGAGTGTTGACTTGTTTTGACTTTAGTGGTTTCTACCTCTTTTAGGCAAATCAATAGACGGGGAGAGTTGGATGTTTCTCCCGAACGACCAAATAGCGTTGCCAATTTACCGAGGTGCTGTATTGTCCTAATGCTGTCATTTCGATGAATTTTGTTCAAATTCTTCCAATTACAAGTTTTTTCTCAAGTTTTAAAATCATGACATGGGTACGAGTAATCGAATCCCCCTCCTTTATTTCACAAACGTGTGGAGCAACAGACAACAAAAAAATGGAAGAATGCACGGGTGGAGCACGACTAACCTAGCCGTCCTAGTGCTTGAAGTTCCAATCTCATGCCCAAATATTCAGTTAAGATGTTGAGGTTTATGGAAAAGGCAGTTCTTGCTGCAGACAGAGAGGGAGATAAATTGGGAGAATGCATGGGTGCTGCACGGCTAACATAGCCGTCCTAGTGCTTGCTGCAGACAGAGGTTTATATGGTATTTTCTATCATCGAAATAAACCTAAGATGTTGAGGTTTATGGAAAAGGCAGTTCTTGCTGCAGACAGAGAGGGAGATAAAACTTCATACGGTATTTTCTATCATCGAAATTAGCCGGAAACTACATATGGCCAATATGAGCATTTCTTTTCTTACAATCCCAATCGGTGAGAGTAATAAATCGATATTTGAAATGCTGGTAAAAGATTACCAAAAATTTAGAGTGCTGATTAATATAATATGCGACAACTTAGTAATAAATTTACCCTACACGATGTCAATAAAGAGTACACATATCACGTTAGCAAAAAAAGAAACTAAGACATGAATATCTTATATTATGGACAACATTGTAATACTGCTATTCATGATTGTGGAGACATAACTGAGAGTAGGTGTGAAGACTCGCAATGACACCAACAAAAATTTGAATGATTACTTTATCTGGCAGTTCCTCGACTCCAACCAAAGTACAAACAATCATACAATCACTGGCGATAGACAAATATGTAAACACTTTTGAAAATACATCCATATTTCAAGGTAAGATTTAATCTGGGATTGAATCCAAGCTATTGCTTCCGACTGCATTTGCTCTTCTCTCAGCCTGCAGTGAGCGGCATAA comes from Primulina huaijiensis isolate GDHJ02 chromosome 5, ASM1229523v2, whole genome shotgun sequence and encodes:
- the LOC140976953 gene encoding uncharacterized protein isoform X1; the encoded protein is MPPEPFPWDRRGFRKHEKSGTDPRFGGGYGAGWPPRWRDQHHPDGSPPYRRQHYQQQQPRWHPDIRSDPLPPGHGKQAGWHMHHDEVGQGFLPYGSRFNDRNLDEENFRPYGLGSDGVRHLRNFRDNRGSFSQKYWRATSWEPAASSDGPGRSAENNEQRSIENAQAHNNYGANNINESNFSHPIPDEVTSEKPDSIAKEQPDKDGGNVDVLVSTGKYDKETRLGSINWKPLKWSRSGSLSSRGSSLSRSSSSKSMGVDPIETAADFLQKKVTPVQSTTAGAGAGAGAADLRIFVVASSEEPISRKKPRLGWGEGLAKYEKKKVDGPEDDAIKNSMVIRFSNIEETVKAHTMNMLEKSQRVADLEDCTSPATPSSVARSSSPGIEDKETIDGAKTELGASNFSCSPGTVSRTPFDGPTFNLENLELASISCLSSLVSELLQSGDQSSGNTYYVGANKLFLWKSDISKALEITESEIDSLETELKSLTSERRSYCPLPDVPSLQPEEIHLKHFEEKVTNSNFAFRLAPLHLVSSECTIVENAPVATEAEHVRLKVENTDNTGCASSKCVEVSTSADAYNSSDLVENYLDNCLCDGKNVGRADYDELIVTKSCPDLSGTCDMHCDIRDIYDSILASNKDSADVASEALSKLVPSENNIFNFGMGSSASCLQGDLTVIKKNFLKRKRFLRFKEKALALKYKLFHHLWLQGRLVSVRKLRAWSQKKPDLIGHKKYRFSCDRISAAAGNSETVLAEDMIDFVSRLLSESLFKPCRNTLKMPAIILDKKEMQMSRFISNNGLVEDPRALETERSMINTWTSEERDIFIDKLATFGKDFRKIASFLDHKTTAECVEFYYKNHKSDCFEKAIKKSDIFKCSKSQSTIYLVASRKRWGHEVAAASLDVLGAASAIVANAHTGAEIHQKCTPRFSFGASNAHKAPRSYDSPFQRLNSPDLCDNEREAVAADVLAGICGSISSEAVSSCITSSVDPVDGYQDWRCQRVGFSMKRLSTPEVTLSVDDECSDESCGELDFTDWSDMEKSIFIRSLSSYGRDFDIISQCVRTRSRDQCKVFFSKARKCLGLDLIQPRQGNAVSGDANGGGSDMEDASAVETGPVLCNEGSDCKMEDNLLPSDMKSRHEYDIIESKRQLKLDSKRCEENNWLASRDPVDTDSVSKNSLMGNCLLNNHVMDFNVDIVRQNGANGVCVSVQELSTMDVFSDEETVRKIEEVADLGLRKESSEGEKAAPENCTEKTGVDPRDQNSHTASLRSSTLFSVPIRYQKLSNHNALSAVGVDWVDGEHSQKIFSTGDCQQQLSGHKCSNPCQFLRGSPVPGPIVNEEINGSVICKKPIPHQNSSHGNLQSAHRAKFSLQKCRSSSRNHSHDVEALRPLQRHRVGQSRTQSSYSSNEEKPFRNGDVKLFGKISTSSEQKSNCGRQRTDDNCGQHHKFNGPTLNLKFSGQQVRLDSAVSKFDCDHHLGSENIPVMNFGYWDRNRMQTGLPPVTDSSLLLTKYPSAFSNYAMPAAKVEQPPLQRLVKSSDLSFNCVSVFPSRDLCNSNGLTDHLKSREARPFSIDVMNPQDIFMAGMQRRNILNVVSGVQQQSRGLVGINVGRGVLVGGQCSGVSDPVAAIKMHYAKTEQFSLQSGNPMKEHMETKRDIGR
- the LOC140976953 gene encoding uncharacterized protein isoform X4, translated to MPPEPFPWDRRGFRKHEKSGTDPRFGGGYGAGWPPRWRDQHHPDGSPPYRRQHYQQQQPRWHPDIRSDPLPPGHGKQAGWHMHHDEVGQGFLPYGSRFNDRNLDEENFRPYGLGSDGVRHLRNFRDNRGSFSQKYWRATSWEPAASSDGPGRSAENNEQRSIENAQAHNNYGANNINESNFSHPIPDEVTSEKPDSIAKEQPDKDGGNVDVLVSTGKYDKETRLGSINWKPLKWSRSGSLSSRGSSLSRSSSSKSMGVDPIETAADFLQKKVTPVQSTTAGAGAGAGAADLRIFVVASSEEPISRKKPRLGWGEGLAKYEKKKVDGPEDDAIKNSMVIRFSNIEETVKAHTMNMLEKSQRVADLEDCTSPATPSSVARSSSPGIEDKETIDGAKTELGASNFSCSPGTVSRTPFDGPTFNLENLELASISCLSSLVSELLQSGDQSSGNTYYVGANKLFLWKSDISKALEITESEIDSLETELKSLTSERRSYCPLPDVPSLQPEEIHLKHFEEKVTNSNFAFRLAPLHLVSSECTIVENAPVATEAEHVRLKVENTDNTGCASSKCVEVSTSADAYNSSDLVENYLDNCLCDGKNVGRADYDELIVTKSCPDLSGTCDMHCDIRDIYDSILASNKDSADVASEALSKLVPSENNIFNFGMGSSASCLQGDLTVIKKNFLKRKRFLRFKEKALALKYKLFHHLWLQGRLVSVRKLRAWSQKKPDLIGHKKYRFSCDRISAAAGNSETVLAEDMIDFVSRLLSESLFKPCRNTLKMPAIILDKKEMQMSRFISNNGLVEDPRALETERSMINTWTSEERDIFIDKLATFGKDFRKIASFLDHKTTAECVEFYYKNHKSDCFEKAIKKSDIFKCSKSQSTIYLVASRKRWGHEVAAASLDVLGAASAIVANAHTGAEIHQKCTPRFSFGASNAHKAPRSYDSPFQRLNSPDLCDNEREAVAADVLAGICGSISSEAVSSCITSSVDPVDGYQDWRCQRVGFSMKRLSTPEVTLSVDDECSDESCGELDFTDWSDMEKSIFIRSLSSYGRDFDIISQCVRTRSRDQCKVFFSKARKCLGLDLIQPRQGNAVSGDANGGGSDMEDASAVETGPVLCNEGSDCKMEDNLLPSDMKSRHEYDIIESKRQLKLDSKRCEENNWLASRDPVDTDSVSKNSLMGNCLLNNHVMDFNVDIVRQNGANGVCVSVQELSTMDVFSDEETVRKIEEVADLGLRKESSEGEKAAPENCTEKTGVDPRDQNSHTASLRSSTLFSVPIRYQKLSNHNALSAVGVDWVDGEHSQKIFSTGDCQQQLSGHKCSNPCQFLRGSPVPGPIVNEEINGSVICKKPIPHQNSSHGNLQSAHRAKFSLQKCRSSSRNHSHDVEALRPLQRHRVGQSRTQSSYSSNEEKPFRNGDVKLFGKISTSSEQKSNCGRQRTDDNCGQHHKFNGPTLNLKFSGQQEQDADWPSSCDRLFPLVDQVSLSI
- the LOC140976953 gene encoding uncharacterized protein isoform X5, whose product is MPPEPFPWDRRGFRKHEKSGTDPRFGGGYGAGWPPRWRDQHHPDGSPPYRRQHYQQQQPRWHPDIRSDPLPPGHGKQAGWHMHHDEVGQGFLPYGSRFNDRNLDEENFRPYGLGSDGVRHLRNFRDNRGSFSQKYWRATSWEPAASSDGPGRSAENNEQRSIENAQAHNNYGANNINESNFSHPIPDEVTSEKPDSIAKEQPDKDGGNVDVLVSTGKYDKETRLGSINWKPLKWSRSGSLSSRGSSLSRSSSSKSMGVDPIETAADFLQKKVTPVQSTTAGAGAGAGAADLRIFVVASSEEPISRKKPRLGWGEGLAKYEKKKVDGPEDDAIKNSMVIRFSNIEETVKAHTMNMLEKSQRVADLEDCTSPATPSSVARSSSPGIEDKETIDGAKTELGASNFSCSPGTVSRTPFDGPTFNLENLELASISCLSSLVSELLQSGDQSSGNTYYVGANKLFLWKSDISKALEITESEIDSLETELKSLTSERRSYCPLPDVPSLQPEEIHLKHFEEKVTNSNFAFRLAPLHLVSSECTIVENAPVATEAEHVRLKVENTDNTGCASSKCVEVSTSADAYNSSDLVENYLDNCLCDGKNVGRADYDELIVTKSCPDLSGTCDMHCDIRDIYDSILASNKDSADVASEALSKLVPSENNIFNFGMGSSASCLQGDLTVIKKNFLKRKRFLRFKEKALALKYKLFHHLWLQGRLVSVRKLRAWSQKKPDLIGHKKYRFSCDRISAAAGNSETVLAEDMIDFVSRLLSESLFKPCRNTLKMPAIILDKKEMQMSRFISNNGLVEDPRALETERSMINTWTSEERDIFIDKLATFGKDFRKIASFLDHKTTAECVEFYYKNHKSDCFEKAIKKSDIFKCSKSQSTIYLVASRKRWGHEVAAASLDVLGAASAIVANAHTGAEIHQKCTPRFSFGASNAHKAPRSYDSPFQRLNSPDLCDNEREAVAADVLAGICGSISSEAVSSCITSSVDPVDGYQDWRCQRVGFSMKRLSTPEVTLSVDDECSDESCGELDFTDWSDMEKSIFIRSLSSYGRDFDIISQCVRTRSRDQCKVFFSKARKCLGLDLIQPRQGNAVSGDANGGGSDMEDASAVETGPVLCNEGSDCKMEDNLLPSDMKSRHEYDIIESKRQLKLDSKRCEENNWLASRDPVDTDSVSKNSLMGNCLLNNHVMDFNVDIVRQNGANGVCVSVQELSTMDVFSDEETVRKIEEVADLGLRKESSEGEKAAPENCTEKTGVDPRDQNSHTASLRSSTLFSVPIRYQKLSNHNALSAVGVDWVDGEHSQKIFSTGDCQQQLSGHKCSNPCQFLRGSPVPGPIVNEEINGSVICKKPIPHQNSSHGNLQSAHRAKFSLQKCRSSSRNHSHDVEALRPLQRHRVGQSRTQSSYSSNEEKPFRNGDVKLFGKISTSSEQKSNCGRQRTDDNCGQHHKFNGPTLNLKFSGQQDADWPSSCDRLFPLVDQVSLSI